One Bacillus sp. FJAT-52991 genomic region harbors:
- the murG gene encoding undecaprenyldiphospho-muramoylpentapeptide beta-N-acetylglucosaminyltransferase yields the protein MKIVVSGGGTGGHIYPALALIRMIKEKHPETSFLYIGTEAGLESKLVTREDIPFRTIEITGFKRSISMENVKTVMRFLKGVSECKKMLREFKPDVVIGTGGYVCGPVVYAASKLRIPTIIHEQNSVPGLTNKFLSKYVDKIAICFKEAETFFPKEKVVLTGNPRASEVANAKPSGILSEFHLTNDKKTVLIFGGSRGARPINEAVIQALSTLADRTYQVLYITGEVHYNQVKSEIEKVGKPENVAIAPFIYNMPEVLVESDLVLSRAGATTLAELTALGVPSILVPSPYVTNNHQEKNARSLTDHRAAILLHEKDLTAETLIKYFDDVLLDENELQMMKRAAEELGIKDASDRLYKVMLQLTGKS from the coding sequence ATGAAGATTGTTGTTAGTGGAGGGGGAACTGGAGGGCATATTTATCCAGCTCTTGCCCTTATTCGCATGATCAAGGAAAAACACCCTGAAACATCCTTTTTGTATATTGGAACAGAAGCGGGGTTGGAGTCTAAATTAGTCACGAGAGAAGATATCCCTTTTCGGACAATAGAAATCACTGGTTTTAAGCGATCTATATCGATGGAAAATGTAAAGACTGTGATGCGCTTTCTAAAAGGAGTTAGCGAGTGTAAGAAAATGTTGAGGGAATTTAAACCAGATGTTGTCATTGGTACAGGTGGCTATGTTTGTGGTCCTGTTGTGTATGCAGCTTCAAAACTGCGAATTCCAACGATTATTCATGAGCAAAATAGCGTACCTGGCTTAACGAATAAGTTTTTGAGTAAGTATGTCGACAAGATCGCTATTTGCTTTAAGGAAGCGGAAACATTTTTTCCAAAAGAAAAGGTTGTGCTGACAGGGAATCCTCGTGCATCAGAAGTGGCGAATGCCAAACCATCTGGAATTTTAAGCGAGTTTCATTTAACGAACGATAAGAAAACGGTGTTAATTTTTGGAGGGAGTCGGGGAGCACGTCCAATTAATGAAGCCGTCATTCAAGCGCTATCAACCCTTGCTGATCGAACATATCAAGTGCTTTATATTACGGGTGAAGTTCATTATAATCAAGTGAAATCTGAAATTGAGAAAGTAGGAAAGCCAGAAAATGTAGCGATTGCTCCGTTTATTTATAACATGCCTGAAGTGCTTGTTGAAAGTGATTTAGTCTTATCACGAGCAGGAGCAACGACTTTGGCCGAATTAACGGCATTAGGTGTACCGAGTATTCTTGTGCCAAGCCCTTATGTAACCAATAATCATCAAGAAAAAAATGCCCGTTCACTAACTGATCATCGAGCGGCCATCTTATTACACGAAAAGGATTTAACAGCAGAAACGTTAATCAAATATTTTGATGATGTATTATTAGATGAGAATGAATTGCAAATGATGAAACGAGCGGCTGAGGAGTTAGGAATCAAAGATGCATCCGATCGTCTCTACAAAGTGATGCTTCAATTGACAGGAAAAAGCTAG
- a CDS encoding cell division protein FtsQ/DivIB, which produces MEKGKIISIEDRIPKLKKQRKRKTNRRLVSIISLFFLIVITIVYFQSPLSRVQQIDVIGNHFLSKAEVIEKSEIHEGSSVWRVNKQQAAEQLKRDPKIKEAAVTFSFPNKLVIKVEEQDKLAYLSKGKSFYPVLDNGTVLKTAPTQTLDELPVLHGFKEGKMLDKMMKSLRDLPEEITNSISEIYYDPKKTDSYHIQLFMNDGFEVSASLKTFSEKMVYYPSIVSQLDPNIKGVVDIEVGSYFRAYDAKTSDQEEQPLPDQ; this is translated from the coding sequence ATGGAAAAGGGAAAAATCATTTCAATTGAGGATCGAATTCCGAAGCTGAAAAAGCAGAGAAAACGAAAAACTAATCGGCGTCTCGTTAGCATCATTTCGCTCTTTTTTCTAATTGTGATTACCATCGTCTACTTTCAGTCTCCCCTCAGCCGGGTACAGCAAATTGATGTAATTGGCAACCATTTTTTATCTAAAGCTGAAGTGATCGAAAAGAGTGAGATTCATGAGGGCAGTAGCGTTTGGCGAGTAAACAAACAACAAGCAGCTGAACAATTAAAACGGGATCCAAAAATAAAAGAAGCAGCAGTTACTTTTTCCTTTCCAAACAAATTAGTGATTAAAGTAGAAGAGCAGGATAAGCTTGCCTATTTGTCAAAAGGAAAGAGTTTTTATCCAGTTTTGGATAATGGAACTGTGTTAAAAACAGCGCCAACGCAAACGTTAGATGAACTTCCAGTACTTCATGGATTTAAAGAGGGGAAAATGTTAGATAAGATGATGAAATCTTTAAGGGATTTGCCAGAGGAAATTACTAATTCAATTTCTGAGATTTATTATGACCCTAAAAAGACAGATTCCTATCATATTCAATTATTTATGAATGACGGATTTGAAGTATCAGCCTCGCTGAAGACATTTTCTGAAAAAATGGTGTATTATCCATCCATTGTCAGTCAATTAGACCCCAATATTAAAGGGGTTGTTGATATTGAAGTAGGCTCATACTTCAGAGCATATGATGCGAAAACGAGTGATCAAGAAGAACAGCCACTCCCTGATCAATAA